The Hemiscyllium ocellatum isolate sHemOce1 chromosome 27 unlocalized genomic scaffold, sHemOce1.pat.X.cur. SUPER_27_unloc_29, whole genome shotgun sequence genome has a window encoding:
- the LOC132807987 gene encoding zinc finger protein 239-like yields the protein MENPEESRPVEKPWKCGDCGKGFRVPSALEIHQRSHTRERPFSCTECRKGFTQASTLLRHQQVHTGERPFSCPECRKGFTQASSMLRHQRRHTGERPFRCPECGKGFTRASILLTHQRVHTGERPFPCPECGKAFSNSSHLLIHRRVHTRERPFSCPECGKRFSQVGTLRKHQLLHAGERPFSCPECWKAFSDSSALLRHQLVHTGEWPFRCPECGKGFSDSSNLQTHRRVHTGERPFSCPECGKAFSDSSNLQTHRRVHTGERPFSCLKCRKAFTCSSLLRRHQRVHLSSQGFEGTMA from the coding sequence atggagaatCCCGAGGAATCtcgccctgtggagaaaccgtggaagtgtggcgactgtggaaaaggcttccgtgtcccgtctgccctggagattcatcagcgcagtcacaccagggagaggccattctcctgcacAGAGTGCAGAAAGGGttttacccaggcctccaccctgctgaggcaccagcaggtccacacgggggagaggccattctcctgccccgagtgcaggaagggttTTACCCAGGCTTCCTCcatgctgaggcaccagcggcgccatacgggggagaggccattcaggtgccctgagtgtgggaagggctttacccgggCCTCCATCCTGCTGactcaccagcgggtccacactggagagaggccattcccctgcccagaatgcgggaaggccttcagcaattcctcccaccTTCTGATCCACCGGCGTGTCCACACgcgggagaggcccttcagctgtcccgagtgtgggaagagattcagtCAAGTGGGCACCTTGCGGAAGCACCAGCTGCTCCATgctggggagaggcccttcagctgccccgagtgctggAAAGCTTTCagcgattcctctgccctgctgaggcaTCAGCTAGTCCATACCGGGGAGTGGCCTTTCAggtgccccgagtgcgggaagggctttagcGATTCCTCTAATCTccagacccaccggcgggtccacacgggggagagacccttcagttgtcccgagtgcgggaaggccttcagcgattcctctaaTCTTCAGACCCACCGGCGGgttcacacgggggagaggcccttcagttgcctcaagtgcaggaaggcctttacctgctcctccctcctgcggaggcaccagcgagttcattTGTCATCGCAGGGGTTTGAAGGAACGATGGCCTAG
- the LOC132807984 gene encoding zinc finger protein 664-like, producing the protein MEKPWKCDNCGKGFHAPSVLETYRRSHTGERPFSCPECGKAFSNSTTLLTRKRVRAGERPFSCSECGKAFSNSSDLLKHQRVHTGERPFSCPDCGQAFGDSSALLTHRRVHTGERPFSCPDCGKAFSKSSDLLKHQL; encoded by the coding sequence atggagaaaccatggaagtgtgatAATTGTGGGAAAGGCTTTCATGCCCCGTCTGTCCTGGAGACTTATCGGCGcagccacactggggagaggccattcagctgccccgagtgcggcaaggccttcagcaattccaccACTCTGTTGACCCGCAAGCGGGTCCGggcgggggagaggcccttcagctgctcagagtgtgggaaggccttcagcaattcctccgacctgctgaagcaccagcgggtccacacaggggagaggccattctcctgccctgacTGCGGGCAGGCCTTCggtgattcctctgccctgctgacccaccggcgggtccatacaggggaaaggcccttcagctgtcccgactgcgggaaggccttcagcaaatcctctgacctgctgaagcaccagctttga